One genomic window of Indioceanicola profundi includes the following:
- a CDS encoding pyruvate dehydrogenase complex dihydrolipoamide acetyltransferase, protein MPIEILMPALSPTMTEGKLARWLKKEGDEVKSGDVLAEIETDKATMEVEAVDEGKLGKILIADDTDGVAVNTPIALLLEEGEDESALSAGKPAPKPAAAPQPEKVEVQAAVPSYGQPGPQDNAVAPKSDVGPTASAQPAHGGGDRVFASPLARRMAEQSGLDLSGVQGSGPNGRIVKADVETALKGGKPAQAAKAAPAPAQQPAPAGIGTSPSPAALPRGVNAKDTADKLGMKYKVLPNSGMRKTIAKRLTEAWQTIPHFALTVDCEVDALLALRKELNERSGEKVSVNDFVVKAVALALRKVPAANTSWHEDGTLQYENVDVSVAVATEGGLITPIVKNADQKGLATISAEVKALAQKARDGKLKPEEFQGGTFSVSNLGMFGIKNFTSIINPPQSCIMSVGAGEKRPVVKGDALAVATVMTCTLTVDHRSVDGAVGAEFMKVFKQMIEDPITMML, encoded by the coding sequence ATGCCGATCGAGATCCTGATGCCGGCCCTGTCGCCCACCATGACGGAGGGCAAGCTGGCCCGGTGGCTGAAGAAGGAAGGGGACGAGGTCAAGTCCGGCGATGTGCTGGCCGAGATCGAGACCGACAAGGCCACCATGGAAGTGGAGGCCGTGGATGAGGGCAAGCTGGGCAAGATCCTGATCGCCGACGACACCGACGGTGTCGCGGTGAACACGCCCATCGCCCTGCTGCTGGAGGAGGGGGAGGATGAATCCGCCCTTTCCGCCGGCAAGCCCGCCCCGAAGCCGGCTGCCGCTCCGCAGCCGGAGAAGGTCGAGGTTCAGGCCGCGGTTCCGTCCTACGGCCAGCCCGGTCCGCAGGACAATGCCGTGGCGCCGAAGAGCGATGTCGGTCCCACGGCATCCGCCCAGCCGGCCCATGGTGGCGGCGACCGCGTGTTCGCCAGCCCGCTTGCCCGCCGCATGGCGGAGCAGTCTGGCCTGGATCTGTCCGGCGTGCAGGGTTCCGGCCCGAATGGCCGGATCGTGAAGGCGGATGTCGAGACGGCGCTGAAGGGCGGCAAGCCGGCCCAGGCGGCGAAGGCCGCCCCGGCTCCGGCACAGCAGCCGGCGCCCGCCGGGATCGGCACCTCTCCGTCGCCGGCCGCCCTGCCGCGTGGCGTCAATGCCAAGGACACCGCCGACAAGCTGGGCATGAAGTACAAGGTCCTGCCCAACTCCGGCATGCGCAAGACCATCGCCAAGCGCCTGACGGAGGCCTGGCAGACGATCCCGCACTTCGCCCTCACGGTGGATTGCGAGGTCGATGCCCTGCTTGCCCTCCGCAAGGAGCTGAACGAGCGGTCTGGCGAGAAGGTGTCCGTCAACGACTTCGTCGTGAAGGCGGTGGCACTGGCCCTGCGCAAGGTGCCGGCCGCCAACACCTCCTGGCACGAGGACGGCACTCTCCAGTACGAGAATGTCGACGTCTCCGTGGCCGTGGCGACAGAGGGCGGGCTGATCACCCCGATCGTCAAGAACGCCGACCAGAAGGGCCTGGCCACCATCTCCGCCGAGGTGAAGGCGCTCGCCCAGAAGGCCCGCGATGGCAAGCTGAAGCCGGAGGAGTTCCAGGGAGGCACCTTCAGCGTGTCCAACCTCGGCATGTTCGGCATCAAGAACTTCACCTCCATCATCAACCCGCCGCAGAGCTGCATCATGTCGGTGGGTGCGGGTGAGAAGCGGCCGGTGGTCAAGGGCGATGCCCTGGCCGTCGCCACCGTGATGACCTGCACGCTCACCGTCGACCACCGGTCGGTCGACGGAGCCGTGGGGGCGGAGTTCATGAAGGTCTTCAAGCAGATGATCGAGGACCCGATCACGATGATGCTGTAA
- a CDS encoding pyruvate dehydrogenase complex E1 component subunit beta: protein MPVQVLMPALSPTMTEGKLAKWLKKEGDEVKSGDVLAEIETDKATMEVEAVDEGTLAKILVPEGTDGVAVNTPIATLVGEDESPTESLAQTEEITPKSVPLQQPKGDDKPAPATLPDSPPKGPAAPPATDEDKYFANVQTQTVREALRDAMAEEMRRDPTVFLMGEEVAEYQGAYKVSQNLLQEFGPERVIDTPITEHGFAGLGVGAAFGGLRPIVEFMTMNFAMQAMDHIINSAAKTLYMSGGQMGCPIVFRGPNGAAARVGAQHSQDFTSWYANVPGLKVVAPYTAADAKGLLKAAIRDPNPVIVLENEILYGHSFPVPTDPDFIIPIGRAKVIRQGTDVTITAYSLMVAHALAAAERLAEEGISCEVIDLRTIRPLDVETVVNSVKKTNRLVNVEEGWAFAGLGAEMSALMMEHAFDYLDAPVVRVHAKDVPLPYAANLEKLALPQPDDVVKAVKAVTYRR from the coding sequence ATGCCCGTACAGGTCCTGATGCCGGCCCTGTCGCCGACCATGACGGAAGGCAAGCTGGCCAAGTGGCTGAAGAAGGAAGGGGACGAGGTCAAGTCCGGCGATGTGCTGGCCGAGATCGAGACCGACAAGGCCACCATGGAGGTGGAGGCCGTGGACGAGGGGACGCTGGCCAAGATCCTGGTGCCGGAAGGCACCGATGGCGTGGCGGTGAACACCCCCATCGCCACGCTGGTCGGCGAGGATGAGAGCCCGACGGAGAGCCTCGCCCAGACCGAGGAGATCACGCCCAAGAGCGTGCCGCTGCAGCAGCCGAAGGGCGACGACAAGCCGGCCCCGGCTACCCTGCCGGACAGCCCGCCCAAGGGGCCGGCCGCACCGCCAGCGACCGACGAGGACAAGTACTTCGCCAATGTGCAGACGCAGACCGTCCGCGAGGCGCTGCGTGATGCCATGGCGGAGGAGATGCGCCGCGACCCCACCGTCTTCCTGATGGGCGAAGAGGTCGCGGAGTATCAGGGCGCCTACAAGGTGTCCCAGAACCTGCTGCAGGAGTTCGGGCCGGAGCGCGTGATCGATACGCCGATCACCGAGCACGGCTTTGCTGGCCTTGGTGTCGGCGCTGCGTTCGGCGGCCTGCGCCCGATCGTGGAGTTCATGACCATGAACTTCGCAATGCAGGCGATGGACCACATCATCAACTCCGCCGCCAAGACGTTGTACATGTCCGGCGGCCAGATGGGCTGCCCCATCGTGTTCCGCGGTCCGAACGGCGCCGCGGCGCGGGTGGGGGCGCAGCACAGCCAGGACTTCACGAGCTGGTACGCCAATGTGCCGGGCCTGAAGGTGGTCGCACCCTATACGGCGGCCGATGCCAAGGGGCTGCTGAAGGCGGCGATCCGCGATCCGAATCCGGTCATCGTGCTGGAAAACGAGATCCTCTACGGTCACTCCTTCCCGGTGCCGACCGATCCGGACTTCATCATCCCGATCGGCCGCGCCAAGGTGATCCGCCAGGGCACCGACGTGACCATCACGGCCTACTCGCTGATGGTGGCCCATGCCCTGGCCGCGGCTGAGCGGCTGGCGGAGGAGGGCATCTCCTGCGAGGTCATCGACCTCCGCACCATCCGCCCGCTGGATGTGGAGACGGTGGTCAATTCGGTGAAGAAGACCAACCGTCTGGTCAATGTGGAGGAAGGCTGGGCCTTCGCCGGCCTGGGTGCGGAGATGTCCGCGCTGATGATGGAGCACGCCTTCGACTATCTGGACGCGCCGGTCGTGCGCGTGCATGCGAAGGACGTTCCGCTGCCTTACGCCGCCAATCTGGAGAAGCTGGCGCTTCCCCAGCCCGACGACGTCGTCAAGGCCGTCAAGGCCGTCACCTACCGTCGCTGA
- the pdhA gene encoding pyruvate dehydrogenase (acetyl-transferring) E1 component subunit alpha yields MATSRRRAKPAAPQAASLPGPDELIHYYREMLLIRRFEEKAGQMYGMGLIGGFCHLYIGQEAVVVGIQAALQPGDSIITSYRDHGHMLACQMDPKGVMAELTGRRGGYSKGKGGSMHMFSREKKFFGGHGIVGAQVPIGTGLAFAHKYNKDGGINVCYMGDGAVNQGQVYESFNMAALWKLPVLYIIENNKYAMGTSQARASAGELCNRGSAYGIPGKAVNGMDVLDVKAAADEAVKYIRSGNGPMILEMKTYRYRGHSMSDPAKYRTKEEVNKMRSESDPIDNLKKRLFDDGVADEEKLKVIDREVKQVVTEAAEFATQSPEPDPSELWTDVLVES; encoded by the coding sequence GTGGCCACGTCCCGACGCCGCGCCAAGCCCGCGGCACCGCAAGCCGCATCCCTGCCTGGCCCGGATGAACTGATCCATTATTACCGTGAAATGCTGCTGATCCGCCGCTTCGAGGAGAAGGCGGGGCAGATGTACGGCATGGGCCTGATCGGCGGCTTCTGTCACCTCTATATCGGTCAGGAGGCCGTGGTTGTTGGCATCCAGGCTGCGCTGCAGCCCGGTGACAGCATCATCACCAGCTACCGCGACCACGGCCACATGCTGGCCTGCCAGATGGACCCCAAAGGCGTGATGGCCGAGCTGACCGGCCGCCGCGGGGGCTACTCCAAGGGCAAGGGCGGCTCAATGCACATGTTCAGCCGCGAGAAGAAGTTCTTCGGCGGGCATGGCATCGTCGGCGCCCAGGTGCCGATCGGAACCGGTCTGGCCTTCGCCCACAAGTACAACAAGGATGGCGGCATCAACGTCTGCTACATGGGCGACGGTGCGGTCAACCAGGGCCAGGTCTACGAAAGCTTCAACATGGCGGCGCTCTGGAAGCTGCCGGTTCTCTACATCATCGAGAACAACAAGTACGCCATGGGCACCTCCCAGGCGCGTGCCTCGGCCGGTGAGCTGTGCAATCGCGGCAGCGCCTACGGCATTCCGGGCAAGGCCGTGAACGGCATGGACGTGCTGGACGTGAAGGCCGCCGCCGATGAGGCTGTGAAGTACATCCGTTCCGGCAACGGCCCCATGATCCTCGAGATGAAGACCTACCGCTATCGCGGCCACTCCATGTCCGACCCGGCGAAGTACCGGACGAAGGAGGAGGTCAACAAGATGCGGTCGGAAAGCGACCCCATCGACAATCTGAAGAAGCGGCTTTTCGACGACGGCGTCGCCGACGAGGAGAAGCTGAAGGTCATCGACCGCGAGGTCAAACAGGTGGTCACCGAGGCTGCCGAGTTCGCCACCCAGAGCCCCGAGCCCGATCCGTCCGAACTGTGGACGGACGTGCTGGTGGAATCCTGA
- a CDS encoding FtsB family cell division protein, which yields MIAARPFFNGINRLLRQIVGPVLGAFVVAYFAYHTVQGDRGLVALTHLQGEVEEAERVLEQVRSERIELERRTTLLRPDSLDPDMLEERARAQLNHTHPDDLVILLPGRPDPHPAQSVP from the coding sequence ATGATCGCCGCACGCCCCTTCTTCAATGGAATCAATCGCCTGCTCCGCCAGATCGTGGGGCCGGTCCTCGGGGCGTTTGTGGTGGCCTACTTCGCCTATCATACGGTTCAGGGCGACCGCGGCCTCGTCGCGCTGACGCATCTGCAGGGCGAAGTGGAGGAGGCGGAGCGCGTGCTGGAGCAGGTGCGATCCGAACGTATCGAGCTGGAGCGCCGTACCACCCTGCTGCGGCCCGACAGCCTGGACCCGGATATGTTGGAGGAGCGGGCGCGCGCCCAGCTCAACCACACGCATCCGGATGATCTGGTGATCCTCCTTCCGGGACGGCCTGACCCGCATCCGGCGCAGAGCGTCCCCTGA
- the eno gene encoding phosphopyruvate hydratase, whose product MSAIIDITAREILDSRGNPTVEVEVRLETGALGRAAVPSGASTGAHEAVELRDGDKDRYLGKGVRKAVEAVNGEIFDTLAGLESTEQVAIDRTMIELDGTPNKSRLGANAILGVSLATARASAEELEQPLYRYVGGTNARILPVPMMNIINGGAHADNPIDIQEFMVMPVGAESCADAIRMGAEIFHALKKKLKDAGHNTAVGDEGGFAPNLKSTTEALDFIMRAVEAAGYKPGDDVLLALDAASTEFFKNGKYELEGEGKSLDPAGMARYWEELIGKYPIVSIEDGMAEDDWEGWKALTNAIGSKCQLVGDDLFVTNPARLSDGISKGLANSILVKVNQIGTLTETLEAVRIAQTNGYTAVMSHRSGETEDSTIADLAVAANCGQIKTGSLSRSDRIAKYNQLIRIEEGLGYAAVYPGRSALKRG is encoded by the coding sequence ATGTCCGCCATCATCGACATCACCGCCCGCGAGATTCTCGACAGCCGCGGCAATCCCACCGTCGAGGTGGAGGTTCGGCTGGAAACCGGGGCGCTCGGCCGTGCGGCCGTTCCGTCGGGGGCTTCCACCGGCGCGCACGAGGCCGTCGAACTGCGCGACGGCGATAAGGACCGATATCTCGGCAAGGGCGTGCGCAAGGCCGTCGAGGCGGTGAATGGCGAAATCTTCGACACACTGGCCGGCCTGGAGTCGACCGAGCAGGTCGCCATCGACCGCACCATGATCGAATTGGACGGAACGCCGAACAAGTCGCGCCTGGGTGCCAACGCCATCCTCGGTGTCAGCCTGGCTACCGCCCGCGCGAGCGCTGAAGAGCTGGAGCAGCCGCTCTACCGTTACGTCGGCGGGACCAATGCCCGTATCCTGCCCGTGCCGATGATGAACATCATCAATGGCGGCGCGCATGCGGATAACCCGATCGACATTCAGGAATTCATGGTCATGCCGGTGGGGGCGGAGAGCTGCGCCGACGCCATCCGCATGGGCGCCGAAATCTTCCACGCGCTGAAGAAGAAGCTGAAGGACGCGGGCCATAACACGGCTGTGGGCGACGAGGGCGGCTTCGCGCCGAACCTGAAATCCACGACCGAGGCGCTCGACTTCATCATGCGGGCGGTCGAAGCGGCTGGTTACAAGCCCGGCGACGATGTTCTGCTGGCTCTCGACGCCGCGTCCACCGAGTTCTTCAAGAACGGCAAGTATGAGCTGGAAGGCGAGGGCAAGAGCCTCGATCCGGCCGGCATGGCCCGTTACTGGGAGGAGCTGATCGGAAAGTATCCAATCGTCTCCATCGAGGACGGCATGGCCGAGGATGATTGGGAGGGCTGGAAGGCTCTGACCAATGCCATCGGTTCCAAGTGCCAGCTCGTCGGCGACGACCTGTTCGTGACGAACCCGGCGCGCCTGTCCGACGGGATTTCCAAGGGCCTGGCCAATTCCATCCTGGTCAAGGTCAACCAGATCGGCACCCTGACCGAGACCCTGGAAGCGGTGCGCATCGCCCAGACCAACGGATACACCGCCGTCATGTCCCACCGCTCCGGCGAGACCGAGGATTCCACTATCGCGGATCTGGCGGTGGCAGCGAACTGCGGGCAGATCAAGACCGGTTCGCTCTCCCGGTCCGACCGGATCGCCAAGTACAACCAGCTGATTCGGATCGAGGAGGGGCTGGGTTATGCCGCCGTCTATCCGGGGCGCAGCGCTCTGAAGCGCGGCTGA
- a CDS encoding lysophospholipid acyltransferase family protein, which translates to MSLSVPSIGASVPRRGSALSRWAGRTMLRLGGWSFEGEVPDVPKFICIGAPHTSNWDFYVVMGAALALGIDIKIMGKHTLMKPPLGALMRWCGVFGVDRRKAGGVVGQVAERFRNADKLAMAIAPDGSRSESQHWKSGFWHIARAAGVPILPCALDYGRRKVRFGELLWMTESIAADLARISDFYIGTKGAKRTMDRPLTTKETEALAA; encoded by the coding sequence ATGTCCCTGAGTGTCCCCTCGATTGGCGCATCCGTACCCCGTCGCGGCAGCGCCCTGTCCCGATGGGCCGGCCGCACCATGCTCCGGCTGGGTGGCTGGAGCTTCGAAGGGGAAGTGCCGGACGTTCCGAAGTTCATCTGCATCGGCGCGCCGCATACGTCAAATTGGGACTTCTATGTCGTGATGGGTGCCGCGCTGGCACTTGGTATCGATATCAAGATCATGGGCAAGCACACGCTGATGAAGCCGCCGCTTGGTGCATTGATGCGCTGGTGCGGGGTCTTCGGCGTGGATCGCCGGAAGGCAGGCGGTGTGGTCGGTCAAGTTGCCGAACGCTTCCGTAATGCCGACAAGCTCGCCATGGCCATCGCGCCGGATGGCTCTCGCAGCGAGAGCCAGCACTGGAAGAGCGGATTCTGGCATATCGCGCGCGCCGCCGGAGTTCCCATTCTGCCCTGCGCGTTGGATTACGGTCGTCGTAAGGTACGGTTCGGCGAACTGCTCTGGATGACGGAGAGCATTGCGGCCGATCTGGCCCGCATTTCCGACTTCTACATAGGCACCAAAGGTGCGAAGCGCACGATGGATCGGCCGCTCACCACCAAGGAAACGGAAGCATTGGCTGCATAG
- the kdsA gene encoding 3-deoxy-8-phosphooctulonate synthase codes for MNSPRAVAVRDVQIANDKPFVLIAGPCQLESRDHALEMSSALVELTHRLGIPLIYKSSFDKANRTSVSAARGLGMDKSLPILAEIREKFGIPVLTDIHTPEQCAPVAEAVDVLQIPAFLCRQTDLLLAAGETGKPINVKKGQFLAPWDMKNVAAKIASTGNHNVLLCERGASFGYNTLVSDMRSLPIMAQTGYPVVFDATHSVQQPGGQGTSSGGQREFVPVLARAAIAIGVAAVFMETHQDPDCAPSDGPNMVPLTQMETVLSTLLALDRIAKADPVAI; via the coding sequence ATGAATTCCCCCCGCGCCGTCGCGGTCCGCGATGTGCAGATCGCCAATGACAAGCCCTTTGTTCTGATCGCCGGGCCGTGCCAGCTCGAATCCCGCGATCATGCGCTGGAGATGTCCTCCGCCCTGGTGGAGCTGACACACAGGCTGGGAATTCCGCTGATCTACAAGTCCAGCTTCGACAAGGCGAACCGCACCAGCGTCTCCGCCGCCCGCGGACTGGGCATGGACAAGAGCCTGCCGATTCTGGCCGAAATCCGCGAGAAGTTCGGAATTCCGGTCCTCACCGACATCCATACGCCAGAGCAATGCGCACCGGTGGCGGAGGCGGTGGACGTGCTGCAGATTCCGGCCTTTCTCTGCCGCCAGACGGACCTGCTGCTGGCGGCCGGTGAGACCGGCAAGCCCATCAACGTGAAGAAGGGCCAGTTCCTGGCCCCCTGGGACATGAAGAACGTGGCGGCCAAGATCGCTTCCACGGGCAACCATAACGTCCTGCTGTGCGAACGGGGCGCCAGCTTCGGCTATAATACGCTGGTCAGCGACATGCGGTCCCTGCCGATCATGGCCCAGACTGGCTACCCGGTTGTGTTCGACGCCACGCACAGCGTGCAACAGCCGGGCGGGCAGGGGACCAGCAGCGGCGGACAGCGGGAGTTCGTCCCTGTTCTGGCCCGCGCCGCCATAGCCATCGGCGTTGCCGCCGTTTTCATGGAAACCCATCAGGACCCGGACTGCGCGCCGAGCGACGGTCCGAACATGGTCCCGCTGACGCAGATGGAGACTGTGCTCTCCACCCTCCTGGCGCTGGACCGTATTGCAAAGGCCGATCCCGTCGCCATCTGA
- a CDS encoding CTP synthase, producing the protein MTRFIFITGGVVSSLGKGLASAALGALLQARGYKVRLRKLDPYLNVDPGTMSPYQHGEVFVTDDGAETDLDLGHYERFTGVHTRQSDNVTTGRIYSTVIAKERRGEYLGGTVQVIPHITDAIKEFIQADLTDEDFVLCEVGGTVGDIESLPFLEAIRQFGNEVGHERALFVHVTLLPYIPAAGELKTKPTQHSVKELLSVGIQPQMLLCRADREIPDNERRKIALFCNIQKERVIAALDVDTIYQVPISYHEQGFDDQVLKAFGLPVQGEPDLSRWEEIVRRVRHPEGEVTIAVVGKYTSLLDAYKSLGEALTHGAIANNVKVKLDWIDAEIFESGQAIQRLEEVDGILVPGGFGERGTEGKIKAAQFAREHKIPYFGICFGMQMAVIEASRHLAGLDHAGSSEFGKPDPAVVGLMTEWVKGNQLEKRIAGGDLGGTMRLGAYACHLVPGTKVRDIYGADVIEERHRHRYEVNIDFKQKLENVGMKFSGLSPDGVLPEIVELPDHPWFIGVQFHPELKSKPFEPHPLFTSFIRAAIEQSRLV; encoded by the coding sequence ATGACGCGCTTCATCTTCATCACCGGCGGCGTGGTTTCTTCCCTGGGCAAGGGGCTGGCTTCCGCCGCGCTCGGGGCCTTGCTGCAGGCCCGCGGCTATAAAGTCCGCCTGCGCAAGCTGGACCCGTACCTGAACGTCGATCCCGGCACGATGAGCCCGTATCAGCACGGTGAGGTCTTCGTCACCGATGACGGTGCGGAGACTGACCTGGATCTGGGCCATTATGAGCGCTTCACCGGCGTTCACACCCGGCAGTCGGACAACGTGACCACCGGTCGGATTTACTCCACCGTGATCGCGAAGGAACGCCGGGGCGAGTATCTGGGCGGCACCGTGCAGGTGATTCCGCACATCACGGACGCTATCAAGGAATTCATCCAGGCCGACCTGACGGACGAGGATTTCGTCCTCTGCGAGGTGGGCGGCACGGTGGGCGATATCGAATCGCTTCCCTTCCTGGAGGCCATCCGCCAGTTCGGGAACGAGGTGGGGCATGAGCGAGCCCTGTTCGTTCACGTCACCCTGCTGCCCTACATCCCGGCTGCGGGCGAACTGAAGACCAAACCGACCCAGCACTCCGTGAAGGAGCTGCTGTCCGTCGGTATCCAGCCCCAGATGCTGCTCTGCCGAGCCGACCGGGAAATCCCGGACAATGAGCGCCGTAAGATCGCCCTGTTCTGCAACATCCAGAAGGAGCGCGTGATCGCCGCCCTGGATGTGGACACTATCTATCAGGTGCCGATCAGCTATCACGAGCAGGGTTTCGACGATCAGGTGCTGAAGGCCTTCGGCCTGCCGGTGCAGGGCGAACCCGATCTCTCCCGCTGGGAAGAGATCGTCCGCCGCGTCCGCCATCCGGAGGGCGAGGTCACGATCGCCGTGGTCGGCAAGTACACGAGCCTGCTCGATGCCTACAAGTCGCTGGGCGAAGCGCTGACCCACGGCGCTATCGCCAACAATGTGAAGGTCAAGCTCGACTGGATCGATGCCGAAATCTTTGAGAGCGGGCAGGCGATCCAGCGGCTGGAAGAGGTCGACGGCATCCTTGTTCCGGGCGGCTTCGGCGAGCGCGGGACGGAGGGGAAGATCAAGGCCGCCCAGTTCGCGCGTGAGCACAAGATTCCCTATTTCGGCATCTGCTTCGGCATGCAGATGGCAGTGATCGAGGCCAGCCGACATCTGGCCGGCCTGGACCATGCCGGCTCCAGCGAGTTCGGCAAGCCCGACCCGGCCGTGGTCGGCCTGATGACCGAATGGGTGAAGGGCAACCAGCTTGAGAAGCGCATCGCCGGCGGCGACCTCGGCGGCACCATGCGGCTGGGCGCCTATGCCTGTCACCTGGTGCCCGGCACGAAAGTGCGCGACATCTACGGCGCCGACGTGATCGAGGAGCGGCACCGCCACCGCTACGAGGTCAATATCGATTTCAAGCAGAAGCTCGAGAATGTCGGGATGAAGTTCTCCGGCCTGTCTCCGGATGGCGTGCTGCCGGAGATTGTGGAACTGCCGGATCACCCCTGGTTCATCGGCGTCCAGTTCCATCCGGAGCTGAAGTCCAAGCCGTTCGAGCCTCACCCGCTGTTCACCAGCTTTATCCGGGCAGCGATCGAGCAGAGCCGTTTGGTCTAA
- the secG gene encoding preprotein translocase subunit SecG, with product METVVLVIHLLIAMALVGVVLIQKSEGGGLGMGGGNMGGMMTTRGSANLLTRATALLAAAFFATSLILAILAGNASRTDSIFDRVPAAAPEAPSEAPAPAPAEPSVPVGE from the coding sequence ATGGAAACGGTGGTTCTGGTCATCCACCTGCTGATCGCCATGGCGCTGGTCGGTGTGGTTCTCATCCAGAAGTCCGAAGGCGGCGGTCTCGGCATGGGCGGCGGCAACATGGGCGGCATGATGACCACCCGCGGAAGCGCCAATCTGCTGACCCGCGCCACCGCTCTCCTGGCCGCAGCTTTCTTCGCCACCAGCCTGATCCTTGCGATTCTGGCCGGCAACGCGTCGCGCACGGATTCGATCTTTGATCGAGTGCCCGCCGCCGCGCCGGAAGCGCCTTCGGAGGCGCCCGCTCCGGCGCCGGCCGAACCCTCGGTCCCCGTCGGGGAATGA
- the tpiA gene encoding triose-phosphate isomerase encodes MAARRPLIAGNWKMNGLRADGTALAAALVQRLKKADTARFDMLICPPATLIAPVGQVLEGSILALGGQDCHAAEKGAHTGDISAAMLADLGCRYVIVGHSERRQDHGESDATVRAKAAAAHKAGLIAIVCVGETEGQRDAGEAESVVTGQLKGSIPDGATAENTVIAYEPVWAIGTGRTPTNADIAAMHANIRTSLSGLVASADGVRILYGGSVKPGNAAEILAIDDVDGALVGGASLKDEDFWGIAASCR; translated from the coding sequence ATGGCAGCGCGGCGCCCACTGATCGCCGGAAACTGGAAGATGAACGGCCTCCGCGCCGACGGGACGGCTTTGGCCGCAGCCCTGGTTCAGCGGCTGAAAAAAGCCGACACGGCGCGATTCGACATGCTGATCTGTCCGCCCGCTACGCTGATCGCGCCTGTGGGGCAGGTCCTCGAAGGTTCAATCCTGGCGCTCGGCGGCCAGGACTGCCATGCGGCGGAGAAGGGCGCCCATACCGGCGACATTAGCGCCGCCATGCTGGCCGATCTGGGGTGTCGCTATGTCATCGTCGGCCACTCCGAACGCCGGCAGGACCACGGCGAAAGCGACGCAACGGTCCGCGCAAAGGCTGCAGCAGCTCACAAAGCCGGCCTGATCGCCATTGTCTGTGTCGGCGAGACCGAGGGGCAGCGTGATGCGGGCGAGGCCGAGTCCGTCGTCACGGGACAGCTCAAGGGCTCCATCCCGGACGGAGCCACGGCGGAGAATACCGTCATCGCCTATGAGCCGGTCTGGGCAATCGGTACAGGCCGTACGCCGACCAATGCGGACATAGCCGCCATGCACGCCAATATCCGCACCAGCCTGTCCGGGCTCGTTGCAAGCGCCGACGGCGTGCGCATTTTATACGGCGGGTCGGTGAAGCCGGGCAACGCGGCTGAAATTCTGGCGATTGACGATGTGGACGGGGCGCTGGTCGGCGGCGCCAGCCTGAAGGATGAAGACTTCTGGGGCATTGCTGCATCTTGTCGCTAG